A region of the Roseiflexus sp. RS-1 genome:
CTGTGCGCCGCTCTGATTGGCATACGGCGCAACGCCCACAAAGGCCGCCGCTTCCTTGCGATTGATGGTCCCCAGTTCGGGCAGGCGGAGCAGCAGGTTCAGTGCGGTGATCGCGCCGATGCCGGGCACGCTTTCGAGCAGCTCCCGTTTCCGGCGCACCTCGTCGGTGCGCTCCGCCTCGTTGTCGAGTTCCTGCTCAAGCGCACGGATCTCCTGATCCAGCCAATCAATATGCTGCTGGATGCCCGGACGGAGGTTCGGCGCGGCAGCCGTCAACCGATTGATCTCAGCCGTCCGCATCTGAATCACCTGCTCCCGCCGGACCAGCAGGTCGCGCAAGGATGCGCGCTGCTCGTCCGTCGCTTGGTGGTGCGGCGGGCGCACCCGTTCGGCAAAGCGGGCGAGCAACCGGGCATCCAGGCGGTCGGTCTTCGCCTGGCGTCCTTCCGCGTGCGCCAGGGCGCGCACGCGGCGTGGCTGCACCCGCGCCGTCGGCACGCCAGCCTGGAGCAGTTGGGCGAACACCATGCGCTCCAGCCCGCCGGTCGCCTCCAGCACAATCAGGGTCGGCTGCAGGCGCTGGAGTCGCGTGACCAGGAGCTGGACACCTTCGTCGGTAGACGGTATCGTCTCGCGTGGCGCGTGCGGGTCGGCGCCAAACGCCACATCCAGCGTCTGTTTGGAGACATCAATGCCGATAAAGAGCGACTCACGGGAAGCCATACACAGAACCTCCTGAGGAAAACGGCGCCAGCCTTGCTAGCATATGCGGGTTTGAGGGCCCAGATAACTGTTCGGCTTGGTCGCGTTGAAGGACACGGCTACCCAACACTCCGCGGCGATCTCGTGAACCTGGCGCAGAACGGTATACCGTGTCCCGTTAGATTATACTAGGCGCGAAGGCGCGGAGATAGGAGCGCAGCGCTCACACGGCCGGTTGGACTGGACTGCACCCGTCGCCGGAAGCGGGCGTCTCGCGCGACACGGCAGACCCGGACAAGGGTCAATATATCTGAGAATTGCTATAATCCGGTATGCGCCGCGTGCCGTCGGGCTGAATGAATAGCCGATAGGCGATAGCTGATAGCTGATAGCCGAGAGGAGCGCTGGCCGTCGGGCTGATGGAGATTGAGAATCTAATCCGGTATGCGCCGCGTGCCGTCGGGCTGAATGAATAGCCGATAGGCGATAGCTGATAGCTGATAGCCGAGAGGAGCGCTGGCCGTCGGGCTGAAGCCCTCGGCTATCCAGGGCAAAGCCCGCCTACGCGGGCTATGGCGGATTATTTCTTCAAAGACCATAAGCCCTCGGCTATCCAGGGCAAAGCCCGCCTGCGCGGGCTATGGCGGATTATTTCCTCAAAGACCATAAGCCCTCGGTCAGGCAGGGCGAAGCCCGCCTGCGCGGAACGCGAACTCCAAAGGCAACCCTATCGACCATCGCCTATCGGCTATCGGCTATCGCCTATTGGCAGGACAGTGTCGGAAAGGCAAGCGTGTGGCACAGCAGATCACATCCCGTCCAGGACTCTTTATCGCCGGTTATACGGCGTTGGCACTGGCGCTCGGTGCGCTGGTCATTGCGCTGCGTGGGTACGATTTCCTGCTCTTCATTCTAATCTGGCCCGTTATTCTAAGCGCCATGCTTGTTCCCTGGCGCATGTACCTGATCCTTATCGGCATTGGTGTCACAGTGACGGCGATAACTCTGCCGCTGGTTGTTCCAGACCTCAACCGATCAGCGACAACAGCGGCAGCTGCCACGACGGCAGCATTCCTGATCTGTGAAAGCGTCTATCGTGTCATGCGCCGTCAGCGCGCAATGGCGCGCGCATTGCAGGAGAGCGAAGAGCGATTTCGCTGCACGTTCGAGCGCGCTCCTGCGCCGATGGCAATAACCGATGTTCACGGTCGTCTGAAGTGGTTCAATCAACGTCTCTGCGACGTGCTGGGGTATGAGCGCGATGCGCTCAAGGGACGGATGATCAATGATTTCGCCCACCCCGAAGATCGGCACATTCGCCTGCACAGTGCGCTGATCGCAGCCATCGATGGCGAAGCGTCGGTCGAAAAGCGCTACGTCGCCAGGGATGGTCGAGAGATCCCTATGCAGGTCAAAGGAACGCTGATACGCGACGCGGCTGGCGAACCGCATGAGACTCTGGTGATTTTTTTCGATCTGACTGCACAACGTGAAGCCGAGGCGCAACGCCTGGCGGTGGAACGCGCTATGCAGGAAACGCAGCGTCTTGAGAGCATGGGTACACTGGCAGGCGGGTTGGCGCACGATTTCAATAACCTGTTGTCCGGCATTTTGGGGAATACAAACCTGGCGCTGCTCAATATTCCGGCAGACGCGCCAGCGCGCGCGTATCTGGAGCAGGTTGAAATTGCCGCCCAGCGCGCAGCCGAGATAACGCGACAGATCCTGGCGTACACCGGGCGCGGTCAGGTAGCGCGCGAGGTGATCGATGTGCGTCATCTGCTCAACGATCTCAAGACACTGCTGGACACCGCTGCGCCTGCGACTATTACAATCAACTATCAGCTCGAACCAGGACCGCTCCCGGTCTGCTTCGACCGCACACAATTGCGACAGGTTATTGTCGCGCTGATCCACAATGCCGTCGATGCGATCAATGATGACGTGGGACAGATCACGGTGACGATAGGTGAGCGCCTGTTCGATGCAGACCATCTGCCGCGCGACACTGTCGGCGCCGATCTGCGCGCCGGGCGCTACGCAGTCATCGAGGTGCGCGATACCGGTTGCGGAATTGACGAGGATGCGCGGGACCTTCTGTTTGTTCCGTTCTTCACAACCAAAAAAGAGAGGCGTGGTCTGGGACTCGCGGCAACACTGGGGATCGTGCGCAGTCACGGTGGCGCTATTCAGGTGGAAAGCGCTCCTGGACAGGGCAGCGTCTTTCGCGTGTTCATTCCGACTGCACAGGAGTATCCTGAGACGAAGACCGCTCCTGCGGTTACGATTGTTCAGTCGCTCGACGATCAGGCATCTCCGGTCCAATCTGCGTCTGCGGGTTTCGCCCCTGCTCCCCCGGTCGATCAACGATCAGCCGCGCATGCAATGCAGGACCTTGTGCTGATCGTCGATGATGAACCGACGGTGCGTTCGGTGGCGGCGCGCATGGTCGAACATGTGGGTTTCACGACATTGCAGGCGTCTGATGGTGTTGCGGGTGTTGACCTGTTCCGCGCCAATGCCGACTCGATAGTCTGTGTCTTGCTCGATGTCTCCATGCCAGGCATAGGTGGAGCGCAGGCGCTTCAGATGATGCGCGCCATACGCCCTGATGCGCCGATTGTGTTGATGAGCGGGTACGCGGGTGAAGAACTGGCGGAACGTTTTGCGCAACTGCGACCAGATGGCTTTCTGTACAAGCCATTCGATATCGCAGAACTTAAGGCATGCCTGGAGGGAGTGATCCGGAAAGGAGTGCGCGTGGGATGATGGAGCTGCACCGATACGCTGGACAACTGCTGAAGCGGATGCTCAACAATCCGGCTGCAACCTTTCGGGATGGTCAGTGGGAAGCAATAGCCGATCTCGTTGAGCGAAAGGCGCGCCTGCTCGTTGTGCAACGCACCGGTTGTTGCGGGAAGCCGGCAGTGGTCCGGTCTTTCCGCTGGCGCTGGCGCTGGTGCAGTCGAGATGAGAGGGGAGCGTTATGACCGGAGTTGAGCTTCGTCCCGACACACAGGCTATTCTGCTTCTCTGCGGGACGTTTGGCAGACACGAAACAGGAGCGGCGCCGCTCAGTCCGACAGAATATCATGCGCTGGCGCTCTGGTTGTATGCCCATCAGATGCGTCCGGGTGATCTGTTGCTGCCAGACGGCGCCTCCGCTCTGCGAACATCGCCCGATGTACCGGTAAACCCGGAACGGTTGACGGCGCTGCTGGCACGTGGCGGTGCGCTTGCGCTCTCAGTTGAAAAATGGGTCAACAAAGGGCTATGGGTGATGAGCAGGAGCGATGCAGATTATCCACAGCGCCTCAAGACACGCCTGGGACGCACTGCGCCGCCGCTGTTGTACGGCGCTGGAAATCGACAATTGCTCGGACAGGGCGGGCTGGCGATTCTCGGCTCACGCAACAGTGCTGCGCACGCACTTGCCTTTACACGTCGGATTGCCGGTATGTGCGCACGTCAGGGTATGCCTGTTCTCTCCGGTGCAGCGCGCGGGGTTGATAGCGAGGCGATGCAGGCGGCGCTCGATGCGAGAGGTGTTGTGATCGGCGTTCTGGCAGACAGTCTCTTGAAGGCAGCGGTTGGCAGGAACTATCGTCAGGCTGTGCGGAACGGCAATCTCGTCCTGGTATCAGCCTGTGATCCCGAAGCAGGTTTTACTGTCGGGAATGCGATGGGACGAAACAAGTATATCTATGCGTTGAGCGACTATGCGCTGGTGGTCAGTGCAGCGCTGGGTGAGGGTGGCGCGTGGAGCGGCGCTGTTGAAAATCTGACAAAACGCTGGGTTCCGCTGTTTGTCTGGATCGATGATGAATCGTTGCCAGGCAACCAACGTCTGCGCGATATGGGTGCGTTGCCATTCAGTGAAAACCAATGTGCTGGCGAGTCAGTGCACGATCTTTTCAAACGCCTGGCAGATGAAACCACACCTCAACATGTGCTGTCAGGCAACGGCATGGTTGCATCTTCCAATGCTCGTGCGTCAGATGGCGGACATGCAGAAGAACAGACGGCGTCCGCTGGCGATCAAACCAAAACCAATCTGTCGTCGGAACAGCAGGTGCTGGAATTGACAGCTGTCGAAGCCAACACCTCCGCGCCGACCGTCGATCTATTTCCGATTGTCTGGCCATATCTGGAGCAGGCGCTGTATGCGGCGCAGACCGAGCGCGAACTGCTGTATGCGGCGCAGACCGAGCGCGAACTGGCGCAGCGCTGCGGCATTGAGCTAACGCAGGCGCGCGCCTGGCTGCAACGCGCCGTGCAGAAAGGATTGGTTGCGCGCCTGACCCGCCCAACGCGGTACGTCATCGCTTCCCCGATCACCCGCCACGCCTGATGTCGTCCGTGTGCTGTGTGGCGACTGCCTGGCGGATCCAGGCTTCCTGATCTTCACGTGTGGTGACGATACCGTCGAGATATGCAGCGCGCAACCCGGCAAGCAGTTCGCCAAAGCGGGGACCTGGTCGCAATCCGAGCGATTCGAGGAACTTTCCGTCAACTGCAAGCCTGACGCCGCGCAGATGGTCGATGTAGCGCTGAATGGCTTGCGCAGCGGTGTGCGGTTCCGCGATCTGCGCTGCCCGGAGTGCGGCAGTGCCAATGCCATGCAATGCTCGATCAATCGCGCTGTCAGCGATCCGCTGCTCAGGGTGTTCCGCTTCAGCGAGCAGGGTTTCCAGGCGTTCGCGCACCAGGGTGATGTCTGCCAGCAGGCGCGTTTCACTTGCCGGCAGGCGATACGTTGCAGCAAACGTCGCGCGCTCGTCGCCGGTCAGCGGATAGAGCAGGAGCGCCAGATACAGGTCGGGCAGCGCCGTGTCGGGAAAGGCTGCCTGTCGCGCGACGGCAAACCATTCGGCGATCGTGTCTGTCCATCGCAGTGCAGGATGCAACGCGCGCAGCACGCCCAGGTCGTCGAGGAGCGCCAGGGCTGGCTCAGGAGATTCTTCCGCCAGGATCAGCCGCAGTTCGTGCATGATCCGCTGCGGTGTAGCGCGACCGAGAACTCCCTGTTCGAGGGCGTCGCCGATCAGGGCGCGGGTACGCGGCTCGATGGTGAACCCTAAACGTGCGGCAAGGCGTGCCGCGCGCAAGATGCGCGTCGGGTCGTCGATGAAACTCAGATTGTGCAGGACGCGGATCAACTTGCGGGTGATGTCGCGCCGCCCGCCGTAAAAATCGTAGAGCCAGCCATAGCGCGTCGGGTTGAGACAGATCGCCAATGTGTTGATGGTAAAATCGCGTCGGTGCAGATCGTGGCGCAACGACGCTGCTTCAACATCGGGCAGCGCCGAAGGGCGCTCGTAGAACTCGGTGCGCGCCATAACGAAATCGAGCGTCAGCGGGGCTTGTCCCTCTTCGCGGGCAAGGGTCAATGTCGCTGTGCCGAATGCTGCATGACTGCGCACCGTACCGTTCAATTCGGCAGCCAGCGCTTCCGCCAGACCGATTGCATCGCCCTCCACAACCAGATCGAGATCATCGGGGGTGCGTTGCAGGATCATATCGCGCACTGCGCCGCCGACGATGTACAACGCGGCGCCGCGCTGCTGCGCAATTGCACCAGCTCGACGGAGAATGGCGAGCAGGTCGCGGTCGAGAAATCGCTCCAGCGCCTCACCAACAAGATCGTGATCGCTTGTGCCTGCGACCTGCCCTGCTGCCCAGGCGCGCAGCAGGTCGCTGCGGGTGATGATCCCCAGCAGTCGTTTCTGAGAGTCAACCACCAGCAGACGCCCGGTGCGGTCGCCGTTATCGGCGGCGAGTGCGCTGCGCACCGTTGCAAGCGATGCATCCGGCGATAGCAGCGTCGGTCCATGCCACAGGTAACGCGCCAGCGGCGCGTCGCGCAGCCCGTGACGCAGCGCCCGGTCGAGATCGCGCCGTGAGATCAGACCCTGGACAACCCCATCGTGATTGACGACCGGCAATGCGCCATGACCATAGCGCAACAGGAGTTCTTCCGCCTGCGCCACCGTTGCATCGAGCGGCGCCGTATGCACCGGACGGGTCATGATGTCGGCGGCGGTCAATGCCGGTCGCATCAGTTCGCGTACTGCCGCTTCCACCTGCTTCAGCAGCGAAACGGCATCAACACCGCGCACATACGCAGCGGCAGCATAGCGATGTCCTCCGCCGCCGAACCGCGCCGCCAGCGCGCCAGCATCGAGCGTATCGGCGCTGGCGCGCAGAATAAGTTGCGTGCCGGTATCACCGGTTGCTATCGCCAGCACGATGACCGCCGGGGCGTACAGGTCGCGCAGGCGATGGGCAAGCGATGAGAGTTCGGGCACCGGTCCATCGACACGCGCCCAGGCGAACAGCACACTCCAGCCGCTGATCTCTTCCAGGCGCATGGTCTGTTCGAGGTGATGCAACACCTGCTCTTGACCTGCCGATAGGGGACGGCGGAGAAACTCGCCAACCGCCTCGATCCGTGCGCCGCGTTCGAGCAACCAGGCAGCGCAGGCTGCATCGATGGCGCGTGTGCCGGGCAGTGTCAGGTTGCCGGTGTCCTCATAAATGCCAAGAAGGAGCAGAGTCGCTTCGACAGAAGTCAACGGCAGGTGATGTTCCATCAGACGGCGGACGAGAATCGTCGTGGTGGCGCCGGTATCGGCGTAGATCAGTTCTTCGTTGGGAGCGAGATTGCGTTCAGGGCGATGGTGATCGATAATGATCGTTGGGATCGGTGTGTCACCCAGCAATGGCAGGCGCGGGACGGTAGACGTATCCACCAGGATCAGGCGGGTCACCGGTTCGCGCGGCAGATCGCTCATGCGGACGAACGGCAATTCCTCGCGATACAGCGCAGCAAACTCGCGCACATTCTCGTTCAACTGCGGGTTGAGCGCCGCCAGTGCGCCGGGATAGAGGCGCGTCGCCGCCATTTGCGATGCCAGCGCATCGAAATCGGTATTGCTATGGGTGAGGATCAGTTCCATAAATCGGCGACAGCGCGTTCGAACCATTCAATCCAGGGCCAGACACGCTGCTTGCTGAACTCAGGTAACGGCGCACGTCGCAGACCCAGGTCGAGCAGCGAAAGGGTGCAATTCTCCGCCATGCGGCGACACTCGACCCAGCCTGCCACTTCACGCCCGTC
Encoded here:
- a CDS encoding IS110-like element ISRfsp2 family transposase — translated: MASRESLFIGIDVSKQTLDVAFGADPHAPRETIPSTDEGVQLLVTRLQRLQPTLIVLEATGGLERMVFAQLLQAGVPTARVQPRRVRALAHAEGRQAKTDRLDARLLARFAERVRPPHHQATDEQRASLRDLLVRREQVIQMRTAEINRLTAAAPNLRPGIQQHIDWLDQEIRALEQELDNEAERTDEVRRKRELLESVPGIGAITALNLLLRLPELGTINRKEAAAFVGVAPYANQSGAQHKPRHISGGRRDVRSVLYMATLAATRRRLVRRAFDQRLCQAGKPRKVAIVAAMRKLLTILGAILRQQKPWDPAVHTSAP
- a CDS encoding hybrid sensor histidine kinase/response regulator; translated protein: MAQQITSRPGLFIAGYTALALALGALVIALRGYDFLLFILIWPVILSAMLVPWRMYLILIGIGVTVTAITLPLVVPDLNRSATTAAAATTAAFLICESVYRVMRRQRAMARALQESEERFRCTFERAPAPMAITDVHGRLKWFNQRLCDVLGYERDALKGRMINDFAHPEDRHIRLHSALIAAIDGEASVEKRYVARDGREIPMQVKGTLIRDAAGEPHETLVIFFDLTAQREAEAQRLAVERAMQETQRLESMGTLAGGLAHDFNNLLSGILGNTNLALLNIPADAPARAYLEQVEIAAQRAAEITRQILAYTGRGQVAREVIDVRHLLNDLKTLLDTAAPATITINYQLEPGPLPVCFDRTQLRQVIVALIHNAVDAINDDVGQITVTIGERLFDADHLPRDTVGADLRAGRYAVIEVRDTGCGIDEDARDLLFVPFFTTKKERRGLGLAATLGIVRSHGGAIQVESAPGQGSVFRVFIPTAQEYPETKTAPAVTIVQSLDDQASPVQSASAGFAPAPPVDQRSAAHAMQDLVLIVDDEPTVRSVAARMVEHVGFTTLQASDGVAGVDLFRANADSIVCVLLDVSMPGIGGAQALQMMRAIRPDAPIVLMSGYAGEELAERFAQLRPDGFLYKPFDIAELKACLEGVIRKGVRVG
- a CDS encoding DNA-processing protein DprA translates to MTGVELRPDTQAILLLCGTFGRHETGAAPLSPTEYHALALWLYAHQMRPGDLLLPDGASALRTSPDVPVNPERLTALLARGGALALSVEKWVNKGLWVMSRSDADYPQRLKTRLGRTAPPLLYGAGNRQLLGQGGLAILGSRNSAAHALAFTRRIAGMCARQGMPVLSGAARGVDSEAMQAALDARGVVIGVLADSLLKAAVGRNYRQAVRNGNLVLVSACDPEAGFTVGNAMGRNKYIYALSDYALVVSAALGEGGAWSGAVENLTKRWVPLFVWIDDESLPGNQRLRDMGALPFSENQCAGESVHDLFKRLADETTPQHVLSGNGMVASSNARASDGGHAEEQTASAGDQTKTNLSSEQQVLELTAVEANTSAPTVDLFPIVWPYLEQALYAAQTERELLYAAQTERELAQRCGIELTQARAWLQRAVQKGLVARLTRPTRYVIASPITRHA
- a CDS encoding CBS domain-containing protein produces the protein MELILTHSNTDFDALASQMAATRLYPGALAALNPQLNENVREFAALYREELPFVRMSDLPREPVTRLILVDTSTVPRLPLLGDTPIPTIIIDHHRPERNLAPNEELIYADTGATTTILVRRLMEHHLPLTSVEATLLLLGIYEDTGNLTLPGTRAIDAACAAWLLERGARIEAVGEFLRRPLSAGQEQVLHHLEQTMRLEEISGWSVLFAWARVDGPVPELSSLAHRLRDLYAPAVIVLAIATGDTGTQLILRASADTLDAGALAARFGGGGHRYAAAAYVRGVDAVSLLKQVEAAVRELMRPALTAADIMTRPVHTAPLDATVAQAEELLLRYGHGALPVVNHDGVVQGLISRRDLDRALRHGLRDAPLARYLWHGPTLLSPDASLATVRSALAADNGDRTGRLLVVDSQKRLLGIITRSDLLRAWAAGQVAGTSDHDLVGEALERFLDRDLLAILRRAGAIAQQRGAALYIVGGAVRDMILQRTPDDLDLVVEGDAIGLAEALAAELNGTVRSHAAFGTATLTLAREEGQAPLTLDFVMARTEFYERPSALPDVEAASLRHDLHRRDFTINTLAICLNPTRYGWLYDFYGGRRDITRKLIRVLHNLSFIDDPTRILRAARLAARLGFTIEPRTRALIGDALEQGVLGRATPQRIMHELRLILAEESPEPALALLDDLGVLRALHPALRWTDTIAEWFAVARQAAFPDTALPDLYLALLLYPLTGDERATFAATYRLPASETRLLADITLVRERLETLLAEAEHPEQRIADSAIDRALHGIGTAALRAAQIAEPHTAAQAIQRYIDHLRGVRLAVDGKFLESLGLRPGPRFGELLAGLRAAYLDGIVTTREDQEAWIRQAVATQHTDDIRRGG